One region of Hoeflea sp. 108 genomic DNA includes:
- a CDS encoding shikimate dehydrogenase produces MQITGETDLFFIVGSPVRHFRAPIMFNDYFASKGHNFSCAGLHVQPDDLAATFELVRKTDNIKGLCITIPHKINAVPLVDRLTDVGKRIGSVNFVRRETDGSLTGHNIDGQGFMRGLVNNNFDPKGADVVQVGVGGVGRAIAFSLAASGIGRLTLINRDPLKAQRLATEIHDATGVTVVALDAGENPDLSRATLLVNATSVGMVGNIALPLDIAGLTAATTVADVVLKPDETELLAAARALGCRCVPGTAMLKPQIELCEEFLYGEAPQAGG; encoded by the coding sequence ATGCAGATCACCGGCGAAACCGACCTCTTCTTCATCGTTGGCTCACCCGTCCGGCACTTCCGCGCGCCGATCATGTTCAACGATTATTTTGCCTCGAAGGGGCATAATTTCAGCTGTGCTGGCCTGCATGTCCAGCCGGATGACCTGGCGGCCACATTTGAGCTGGTGCGCAAGACCGACAATATCAAAGGGCTCTGCATCACCATCCCGCACAAGATCAATGCCGTGCCGCTGGTCGATCGGCTGACCGACGTCGGCAAGCGCATCGGCTCCGTCAATTTCGTTCGCCGCGAGACCGACGGCAGCCTCACCGGCCATAACATCGACGGCCAGGGCTTCATGCGCGGGCTGGTGAACAACAACTTCGATCCCAAGGGGGCTGACGTGGTGCAGGTCGGTGTCGGCGGTGTCGGTCGCGCCATCGCCTTCTCGCTGGCGGCCTCTGGAATCGGCCGCCTGACGCTCATCAATCGCGATCCGCTGAAGGCCCAGCGCCTCGCCACGGAAATCCACGATGCGACGGGCGTGACCGTCGTGGCGCTCGACGCTGGTGAGAACCCTGACCTCTCGCGCGCCACGCTGCTCGTAAACGCCACATCTGTCGGCATGGTCGGCAACATCGCGCTCCCCCTCGATATCGCCGGCCTCACGGCCGCCACCACCGTGGCGGATGTCGTCCTCAAGCCCGACGAGACGGAACTGCTCGCAGCCGCCCGCGCCCTTGGCTGCAGATGCGTGCCCGGCACGGCGATGCTGAAGCCCCAGATCGAGCTGTGTGAGGAGTTTCTCTACGGCGAAGCACCGCAAGCAGGAGGCTGA
- a CDS encoding shikimate dehydrogenase encodes MQITGKTAIVLMLADPVDHIRGTLLINDQFVALGLDAVIAPIHVQPGDLAQCLDAVRLMHNVRGLGITIPHKIAAVPLMDELSPSARRLGAVNFIRRNPDGTLAGTNTDGIGFVTGLAVNGVELNGKRALVVGVGGVGRAIALALVDKGLQELVLANRDAAKAEALAREIAELAPACRVRVVEAHGPDALDGIDLLVNATSLGMRQGDPLPLSLDRLGRETVVAEVIVNPAMTPLLEAATARGCKIVGGAEMLKPQPRLVAEFFGLIQ; translated from the coding sequence ATGCAGATCACCGGCAAGACCGCGATCGTTCTGATGCTTGCCGATCCGGTCGACCACATCAGGGGCACCTTGCTGATAAACGACCAATTCGTCGCCCTTGGCCTCGATGCAGTGATCGCTCCAATCCATGTCCAACCGGGTGATCTTGCCCAATGTCTCGATGCCGTCAGGCTGATGCACAATGTGCGCGGGCTCGGCATCACCATTCCGCACAAGATTGCGGCCGTTCCCCTCATGGACGAGCTGAGCCCCTCCGCCCGGCGGCTGGGCGCTGTCAACTTCATCCGCCGCAACCCCGACGGTACGCTGGCCGGCACCAACACGGACGGTATCGGCTTCGTTACCGGGCTCGCGGTCAACGGCGTCGAGCTTAACGGCAAACGCGCGCTTGTCGTCGGCGTGGGCGGCGTCGGCCGCGCCATTGCGTTGGCGCTGGTGGACAAGGGGTTGCAGGAACTTGTGCTCGCCAATCGCGACGCGGCCAAGGCGGAAGCCCTGGCGCGCGAGATCGCCGAACTCGCGCCCGCCTGCCGCGTTCGCGTGGTGGAGGCGCACGGTCCGGACGCGCTTGACGGTATCGACCTGCTCGTCAACGCCACGTCGCTGGGCATGCGGCAGGGCGATCCGCTGCCGCTGTCGCTCGACCGGTTGGGCCGGGAAACCGTTGTTGCCGAGGTCATCGTCAACCCGGCCATGACGCCACTTCTGGAGGCCGCCACCGCACGCGGCTGCAAAATCGTCGGCGGCGCCGAAATGCTCAAGCCGCAGCCCCGCCTCGTAGCCGAGTTCTTCGGGCTCATTCAATGA